A genomic region of Serratia fonticola contains the following coding sequences:
- a CDS encoding zinc-binding alcohol dehydrogenase family protein, which yields MKAAVVNTLGQVPQLGVVTPPQPLEGEVVIEVMAAGIKQLDRAIVAGRHYSSPKDLPFVPGTDGVGRTPEGQRVYFASFRQPHGALAERSVASWTVPVPDAVDDATAAALINPALAAWLPLFWRANVQSGETVLIIGATGTSGKLAVAAARQAGAGRIVAAGRRQSILDELGVDATVDLTLEGAALQQAFTAAAGPQGYHVVVDYIWGPATEALLATFNNHDLSSYAGGQGIRLVNVGSMAGPSITLPAAVLRSTQLQIIGSGTGNFPPIPQLKKIVADILLLAAEGKIGVDTQEHAFADIAEVWDLNKKSDTRSVIRIRD from the coding sequence ATGAAAGCGGCAGTCGTCAATACGTTAGGGCAGGTTCCACAGTTAGGCGTTGTTACTCCTCCGCAGCCCCTGGAAGGCGAGGTGGTTATTGAGGTGATGGCTGCCGGTATCAAACAGCTGGATCGCGCTATTGTTGCCGGTCGGCATTATTCCAGCCCGAAGGATCTGCCATTTGTACCAGGGACCGATGGCGTTGGTAGAACGCCTGAAGGCCAGCGGGTTTATTTCGCTTCTTTCCGCCAGCCGCATGGTGCGCTAGCCGAACGCAGCGTGGCTTCATGGACAGTGCCTGTACCTGATGCGGTAGATGATGCTACCGCAGCGGCATTGATTAACCCGGCGCTGGCTGCCTGGTTGCCCTTGTTCTGGCGAGCCAATGTGCAATCCGGGGAAACCGTATTGATCATCGGCGCGACCGGGACTTCGGGAAAGCTGGCCGTTGCTGCAGCCCGTCAGGCCGGTGCCGGGCGAATTGTTGCGGCGGGGCGGCGGCAGAGCATATTGGATGAATTAGGGGTTGATGCGACGGTAGATCTGACGCTCGAAGGTGCGGCGCTACAGCAGGCTTTCACTGCCGCCGCCGGGCCACAAGGTTACCACGTGGTGGTAGATTATATCTGGGGACCTGCGACAGAAGCACTGCTTGCGACTTTCAATAATCACGATCTCTCCTCCTATGCGGGTGGGCAAGGCATCCGCCTGGTCAACGTAGGTTCGATGGCTGGGCCAAGCATTACTTTACCTGCGGCGGTATTGCGCAGTACTCAGTTGCAGATCATCGGCAGCGGTACCGGCAACTTTCCGCCGATCCCGCAGTTGAAAAAGATTGTGGCTGATATTCTGCTGTTGGCGGCGGAAGGGAAGATCGGCGTTGATACCCAGGAACATGCCTTTGCCGATATCGCCGAGGTATGGGACCTCAACAAGAAAAGCGATACTCGTTCAGTGATACGTATCCGCGATTAG
- a CDS encoding fimbrial protein, producing the protein MKKNLIITLAVSALSLAATNAVAGSIDFYGKVLNPSCNVAAESESMAIELGAILGTAFTGVGSTAGAKQFDIRLVNCPISAGQAQVTFVGKNTEASNSILALNDGESSAKGLGIEILSASDNKAITLGEPSAAQLLQPGDNRLLFIARYIATDNVIIGGDVRATTMFDVTYN; encoded by the coding sequence ATGAAAAAGAATTTAATCATTACTCTGGCAGTTTCGGCATTATCTCTGGCTGCCACCAACGCTGTTGCTGGCTCAATTGATTTTTATGGTAAGGTTTTAAACCCAAGCTGTAATGTAGCAGCAGAATCCGAAAGTATGGCTATCGAGTTGGGGGCGATATTGGGTACTGCATTTACCGGTGTCGGTTCCACTGCTGGGGCTAAGCAGTTTGATATTCGTTTGGTCAATTGCCCCATTAGTGCCGGCCAGGCTCAAGTCACCTTCGTGGGAAAAAACACAGAGGCATCGAATAGCATACTGGCTTTAAATGACGGAGAGAGCAGCGCCAAAGGCTTGGGTATTGAAATACTGTCAGCGAGTGACAATAAAGCTATCACGCTTGGCGAACCCTCAGCCGCACAGCTTTTACAACCTGGAGATAATCGTTTGCTCTTCATTGCCCGCTATATAGCCACAGATAACGTTATTATCGGGGGAGACGTTAGAGCCACAACGATGTTTGATGTAACCTATAATTAA
- a CDS encoding SDR family oxidoreductase: protein MTTVALVTGASRGIGRATALLLAQQGYAVGVNYLQDEAAAQQVVAQICEQGGEAQALQANIASEADVVAMFAELDATLGPIGALVNNAGILFQQASIEQLTAERINKVLATNVTGYFLCCREAVKRMSLRSGGQGGAIVNVSSAAARLGAPGEYVDYAASKGAVDTLTTGLAQEVAAQGIRVNGVRPGFIYTEMHACGGEPGRVDRVKTVLPMQRGGQPEEVAQIITWLLSDAASYVTGSFIDAAGGR from the coding sequence ATGACAACAGTTGCATTAGTTACCGGTGCCAGCCGGGGTATTGGCCGGGCCACGGCGTTATTACTGGCTCAGCAAGGATATGCGGTTGGTGTCAATTATTTACAGGATGAAGCCGCTGCGCAGCAGGTTGTTGCACAGATCTGTGAACAGGGAGGAGAGGCGCAAGCCTTGCAGGCAAATATTGCGTCAGAGGCTGATGTAGTAGCGATGTTTGCCGAACTGGACGCTACGCTTGGGCCAATAGGCGCACTTGTCAATAACGCGGGGATTTTATTCCAGCAGGCAAGCATTGAACAGCTGACCGCAGAGCGCATCAATAAGGTACTGGCAACCAACGTTACCGGTTATTTCCTTTGCTGCCGCGAAGCGGTAAAACGCATGTCGTTGCGCTCTGGTGGGCAAGGTGGTGCAATAGTTAACGTCTCTTCTGCCGCTGCACGTTTAGGGGCGCCGGGAGAGTATGTCGATTATGCGGCATCAAAAGGGGCCGTGGATACGCTAACCACCGGCCTGGCACAGGAGGTGGCGGCGCAGGGGATCCGTGTAAACGGCGTAAGACCTGGTTTTATCTATACAGAGATGCATGCCTGTGGTGGTGAACCGGGGCGCGTGGATCGCGTTAAAACGGTGTTGCCGATGCAGCGAGGTGGCCAGCCGGAAGAAGTGGCGCAAATCATTACCTGGCTGCTTTCCGATGCGGCTTCTTATGTCACCGGCAGCTTTATCGACGCTGCAGGCGGACGCTGA
- a CDS encoding HD family hydrolase, which yields MSSAVAALNFGSMTQVVQFLMEIDKLKSVQRRTKVLGTQRQENSAEHSWHFAIAALSLAPYAGEGVDIQRVIQMALLHDIVEIDAGDVFVYDLAAREAIHDQEVAAAKRLFGLLPEPQREYFTALWQEYEDGESADARFALVLDRSMPMLMNLHNEGQSWVENNVSLEQVIKRNSMIADIHPELWKHLLQHLQDAQRKGWLK from the coding sequence ATGTCATCCGCAGTAGCCGCCTTAAACTTTGGCTCCATGACCCAGGTTGTCCAATTCCTTATGGAGATCGACAAACTGAAAAGCGTTCAGCGCCGTACCAAGGTGCTGGGTACCCAACGGCAGGAAAACTCGGCCGAGCACAGTTGGCACTTTGCCATCGCCGCATTAAGCCTGGCCCCGTACGCCGGTGAGGGCGTAGATATTCAGCGCGTAATCCAAATGGCTCTGCTGCATGACATCGTCGAAATCGATGCTGGCGACGTCTTTGTTTACGATCTGGCAGCACGTGAGGCAATCCACGATCAGGAGGTTGCCGCAGCGAAACGTCTGTTCGGCTTATTACCTGAGCCTCAGCGTGAGTATTTCACCGCGTTGTGGCAGGAATATGAAGATGGCGAAAGTGCCGACGCTCGCTTTGCGCTGGTGCTGGATCGCAGCATGCCGATGCTGATGAACCTGCATAACGAAGGCCAGAGCTGGGTAGAAAATAATGTCAGCCTGGAGCAAGTAATAAAACGTAACTCGATGATTGCGGATATCCACCCGGAACTGTGGAAACATTTACTGCAGCATTTGCAGGATGCCCAGCGCAAAGGCTGGCTGAAGTAA
- the trhA gene encoding PAQR family membrane homeostasis protein TrhA, translating into MAKTDEVKNGADRQPAMAYPWAEEIANSISHGIGLVFGIVGLILLLVQAVDTGAGVTAITSYSLYGGSMILLFLASTLYHAVPHQKAKHWLKKFDHCAIYLLIAGTYTPFLLVGLDSPLAKGLMVVIWGLALFGVIFKLAFAHRFEVLSLVTYLTMGWLSLIVIYQLATRLAIGGVTLLAVGGVVYTLGVIFYASKRFRFGHAIWHGFVLGGSLCHFMAIYLYV; encoded by the coding sequence ATGGCGAAAACGGACGAAGTAAAAAACGGGGCTGACAGGCAGCCCGCCATGGCTTATCCATGGGCTGAGGAAATTGCTAACAGCATCAGCCACGGTATCGGGTTGGTCTTTGGCATCGTCGGTTTGATTCTGCTGCTGGTGCAGGCGGTGGATACTGGGGCCGGGGTGACCGCCATCACCAGTTACAGTTTGTATGGCGGTAGTATGATCCTGCTGTTTCTGGCTTCCACGCTCTATCATGCGGTCCCACATCAAAAAGCCAAACACTGGCTGAAGAAATTCGACCACTGCGCTATTTATCTGCTGATTGCCGGTACCTATACGCCGTTCTTGTTGGTAGGCCTGGACTCACCGTTAGCGAAAGGGTTGATGGTGGTAATCTGGGGGCTGGCGCTGTTTGGGGTAATTTTCAAGCTGGCGTTTGCGCACCGCTTTGAGGTGTTGTCGCTGGTCACTTATCTGACCATGGGATGGCTGTCGCTGATTGTTATTTATCAGTTAGCGACAAGGCTGGCGATAGGCGGCGTCACTCTGCTGGCGGTAGGTGGCGTAGTGTATACCCTTGGGGTCATTTTCTATGCGTCAAAGCGTTTCCGCTTTGGTCATGCTATCTGGCATGGTTTTGTGCTTGGCGGAAGCCTGTGTCACTTTATGGCGATCTACCTCTACGTCTGA
- a CDS encoding DUF2165 family protein, protein MIVRLSKALLVCAIALFASLVAFGNITDYGTNFAFVRHVFMMDTLFPDATITYRAIHAPWLHQVGYIGIIVLETLTAILCWIGGIRLLRGLKLPAALFNRSKSFAIAGLTLGFLTWQVAFMSVGGEWFGMWMSKQWNGVPDAFRFFVTILLVLIYLVPRDGELGE, encoded by the coding sequence ATGATCGTTCGCTTATCTAAAGCGCTGCTTGTCTGCGCTATCGCACTGTTTGCCTCGCTGGTGGCCTTTGGCAATATCACCGACTATGGCACCAACTTCGCTTTCGTCCGCCATGTTTTTATGATGGATACCCTGTTCCCTGATGCCACGATTACCTATCGTGCAATCCACGCCCCGTGGCTGCATCAAGTAGGGTATATAGGCATTATTGTACTGGAAACACTGACCGCAATTCTGTGCTGGATTGGGGGAATACGTCTGCTGAGAGGTCTGAAGCTGCCTGCGGCCCTGTTTAACCGGAGCAAGTCATTCGCTATTGCAGGCCTGACGTTGGGGTTTCTTACCTGGCAGGTCGCATTTATGTCCGTGGGCGGGGAATGGTTTGGTATGTGGATGTCAAAGCAGTGGAACGGGGTGCCTGATGCTTTTCGCTTCTTTGTCACCATCTTGCTGGTACTGATCTATCTGGTGCCGCGAGATGGAGAGCTTGGCGAATAA
- the ygfZ gene encoding tRNA-modifying protein YgfZ, producing MMPNMPFPPRQPSSASHLPLTLISLEDWALVRLNGPDTEKYLQGQVTADIDKLAADQHVLCGHCDAKGKMWSNLRLFHSGESFAYLERRSVLESQLAEIKKYAVFSKVTIAADNEAVLLGVAGFQARAALATVFAALPDAEHQVVQAGDTTLLHFALPAERFLLITTAETAGQLAAKLDGQAELNDSRQWLALDIEAGYPVIDAPNSAQLIPQATNLQALAGISFSKGCYTGQEMVARAKFRGANKRALYWLEGKGSQVPQAGDDLELKLGENWRRTGTVLAACSLADGTLWVQVVMNNDLEADSVLRVRDDTSSLLTIKPLPYSLAEEK from the coding sequence ATGATGCCCAACATGCCTTTTCCCCCACGTCAACCCTCCTCCGCCTCTCATCTGCCGCTGACGCTGATCTCGCTGGAAGATTGGGCCTTGGTCCGGCTGAATGGGCCAGACACGGAAAAATATCTGCAAGGCCAGGTGACGGCCGATATCGATAAACTGGCGGCCGATCAACATGTGCTGTGCGGCCATTGCGATGCCAAAGGCAAAATGTGGAGCAATCTGCGCTTATTCCATAGCGGCGAAAGCTTCGCCTATCTCGAGCGCCGCAGCGTGCTGGAAAGCCAACTGGCCGAAATCAAAAAATACGCGGTGTTTTCCAAAGTCACGATCGCAGCGGACAATGAAGCGGTACTGCTGGGCGTTGCCGGTTTTCAGGCACGAGCTGCCTTGGCAACTGTTTTTGCCGCCTTGCCAGATGCAGAACATCAAGTAGTGCAAGCTGGTGATACCACCTTGCTGCACTTTGCGTTGCCCGCAGAGCGTTTCCTGCTGATCACCACGGCCGAAACCGCCGGCCAATTAGCCGCCAAGCTTGATGGCCAGGCAGAATTGAACGACAGCCGCCAATGGCTGGCGCTGGATATCGAGGCTGGTTACCCAGTGATTGATGCACCAAACAGCGCGCAATTGATCCCCCAGGCAACCAACCTGCAGGCACTAGCAGGGATCAGCTTCAGCAAAGGCTGCTATACCGGGCAAGAAATGGTGGCGCGTGCCAAATTCCGCGGGGCCAACAAACGTGCTTTGTACTGGCTGGAAGGTAAAGGCAGCCAGGTTCCGCAGGCAGGTGACGATCTGGAATTGAAGCTGGGTGAAAACTGGCGCCGGACCGGTACGGTGCTGGCCGCCTGCAGCCTGGCTGACGGAACGCTCTGGGTACAAGTGGTGATGAATAACGACCTGGAAGCGGACAGCGTGCTGCGCGTGCGTGATGATACCAGCAGCCTGTTAACCATCAAGCCGCTACCTTACTCGTTGGCAGAAGAAAAGTAA
- the sdhE gene encoding FAD assembly factor SdhE produces MDINNKARIHWACRRGMRELDISIMPFFEYEYDTLSDEDKALFIRLLENDDPDLFNWLMNHGAPQDKELQRMVSLIQTRNKDRGPVAM; encoded by the coding sequence ATGGATATTAATAATAAAGCACGCATTCACTGGGCTTGTCGCCGTGGAATGCGCGAGTTGGATATCTCGATCATGCCGTTTTTCGAGTATGAGTACGATACGTTGAGTGATGAGGACAAGGCGCTGTTCATTCGCCTGCTTGAAAACGACGACCCCGACCTATTCAACTGGCTGATGAATCATGGCGCTCCGCAGGATAAAGAACTGCAGAGAATGGTGTCCCTGATCCAAACGCGAAATAAAGACCGTGGCCCAGTGGCGATGTGA
- a CDS encoding protein YgfX, producing the protein MAQWRCDVRVSWRTQLISLLTHGALILLILISPWPEGYGPIWLVLLTLVVFECIRSQKRIASRQGELRLLAERRIEWHGQEWLMLKKPWMPGFGILLSLQQINGKKRRRLWLASDALGKAEWRQLRQQLLYPQSAAAEDE; encoded by the coding sequence GTGGCCCAGTGGCGATGTGATGTCCGCGTTTCCTGGCGTACCCAGTTAATCTCTCTGCTGACTCATGGCGCACTGATCCTGTTGATCTTGATTTCACCCTGGCCAGAGGGCTATGGCCCGATCTGGCTGGTGTTGCTGACGTTGGTGGTATTTGAGTGCATCCGTAGTCAAAAGCGTATCGCATCAAGGCAGGGAGAACTGCGGTTGCTGGCGGAGCGCCGGATTGAATGGCATGGTCAGGAATGGCTGATGCTGAAAAAACCCTGGATGCCGGGGTTTGGTATTCTGCTGTCACTGCAGCAGATAAACGGTAAAAAACGCCGCAGATTATGGTTGGCGTCAGACGCGTTGGGTAAGGCAGAATGGCGTCAATTGCGCCAGCAGCTGCTGTATCCGCAGTCTGCTGCTGCCGAGGATGAATAA
- the creB gene encoding two-component system response regulator CreB, with translation MKPLLWLVEDEPSIADTLIYTLESEGFQVRWFERGEPALQALQHGVPALVILDVGLPDINGFELCRRLLAQAADLPILFLTARSDEVDRLIGLEIGADDYVAKPFSPREVSARVRTILRRLHKQQRLQQPLLYHFGAFTLDEEGAAISYHQQPLLLTRYEFLLLKTLLLAPGRVFSRQQLMDIVWVQAEESLDRTVDTHIKTLRAKLRAVEDGESPIHTHRGLGYSVSRQP, from the coding sequence ATGAAACCGCTGCTTTGGCTGGTGGAAGACGAGCCCAGTATTGCGGATACGCTGATTTATACCCTGGAAAGCGAAGGCTTTCAGGTGCGCTGGTTCGAACGTGGCGAGCCTGCATTGCAGGCTTTGCAACATGGCGTACCGGCGCTGGTCATTCTTGACGTTGGCCTGCCCGATATCAATGGTTTTGAACTTTGCCGTCGCTTGCTGGCGCAGGCGGCGGATTTACCGATTCTGTTTCTCACTGCGCGCAGTGATGAGGTTGATCGCCTGATCGGTTTGGAAATTGGCGCGGATGACTATGTTGCCAAACCATTTTCACCGCGAGAGGTCAGTGCTCGTGTGCGCACCATCCTGCGGCGTTTACACAAACAGCAGCGCTTGCAGCAGCCGCTGCTCTATCATTTTGGCGCCTTTACCCTTGATGAAGAGGGGGCTGCGATCAGCTATCACCAGCAACCGTTGCTGCTGACCCGCTATGAATTTCTTTTGCTGAAAACCTTGCTGTTGGCGCCTGGCAGGGTCTTTTCGCGCCAGCAACTGATGGATATTGTCTGGGTTCAGGCGGAAGAGAGCCTGGATCGCACTGTCGATACCCATATCAAAACGCTGCGAGCCAAACTACGTGCGGTTGAGGATGGAGAAAGCCCGATACATACCCACCGCGGTCTAGGGTACAGCGTGAGCCGCCAGCCATGA
- the creC gene encoding two-component system sensor histidine kinase CreC, which translates to MRIGLRLLLGYFLIVAVAGYFVLSIFVQEVKPGVRRATEGTLVDTANLLAQVARLDMKRGDAAQGQLAQAIGQLNQRPIGANIAGIRKDRNEYRVYLTDGRGKVIFDSSGQALGQDYSRWNDVYLTLRGQYGARSTRTVADDESSSVMYVAAPVVDQGQIIGVLSVGKPNSTMAPVIRRSERRILLAGAVLLGIALAIGLGFVWWINRSINRLVRYADGVAQGEAVPLPHMGSIELTQLAQALESMRMKLEGKAYIEQYVHTLTHELKSPLAAIRGAAELLQEFPPPATAKRFLTNIEQQSARIQQLVDKLLVQARLESRPKLELAPVALVPLLQQVVSGKEALAAQRGITIKQEALPEATLAGDAFLLGQALSNLLDNALDFTPAGGTVSIAGERLEHHYQITVSDTGSGIPDYALDKVFERFYSLARADKPKSSGLGLNFVQEVARLHHGSICLQNRQPAGVAAIFTLSL; encoded by the coding sequence ATGAGGATCGGCCTGCGCCTGTTGTTGGGATATTTCCTGATTGTGGCCGTCGCAGGATATTTTGTATTGAGCATCTTTGTGCAGGAGGTCAAGCCGGGCGTACGGCGAGCCACCGAAGGGACATTGGTGGATACTGCCAACCTGTTGGCGCAGGTCGCACGCCTGGATATGAAACGTGGCGACGCGGCACAAGGCCAATTGGCGCAGGCCATAGGTCAGCTTAATCAACGGCCCATTGGGGCTAATATCGCCGGTATCCGAAAAGATCGTAACGAGTATCGAGTCTATCTTACCGATGGGCGTGGCAAGGTTATTTTTGATTCTTCTGGTCAGGCGCTGGGGCAGGATTACTCCCGTTGGAACGATGTTTATCTGACATTGCGTGGCCAATATGGCGCACGCAGTACGCGGACTGTTGCCGATGATGAGAGCAGCTCGGTGATGTACGTGGCGGCTCCCGTGGTCGATCAGGGGCAGATTATCGGCGTGTTGAGCGTAGGCAAACCCAACAGCACCATGGCACCGGTGATCCGCCGCAGCGAACGGCGCATTTTGCTGGCGGGTGCGGTGTTACTGGGTATCGCACTGGCTATAGGGCTGGGATTTGTCTGGTGGATTAACCGTTCAATCAATCGTCTGGTCCGTTATGCCGATGGCGTGGCGCAGGGAGAGGCCGTGCCGCTACCGCATATGGGCAGCATTGAGCTGACCCAGTTGGCGCAGGCGCTGGAAAGCATGCGCATGAAGCTGGAGGGCAAAGCCTATATCGAACAGTATGTACATACGTTGACTCACGAATTGAAAAGCCCGCTAGCGGCAATCCGCGGTGCGGCAGAGTTGCTGCAGGAATTTCCACCCCCAGCGACGGCGAAACGTTTCCTGACCAACATTGAACAGCAGAGTGCGCGCATCCAGCAACTGGTGGATAAACTGTTGGTTCAGGCCCGATTGGAAAGCCGCCCCAAACTGGAGTTGGCTCCCGTCGCGCTGGTGCCATTACTGCAGCAGGTTGTATCGGGTAAGGAGGCGCTGGCCGCCCAGCGTGGCATAACCATCAAGCAGGAGGCACTCCCTGAAGCGACCCTGGCCGGTGATGCCTTTTTACTGGGGCAGGCGTTGAGCAATCTGTTGGACAACGCGCTGGATTTCACTCCGGCAGGTGGCACCGTCAGCATTGCAGGCGAGCGGTTAGAGCATCATTATCAAATTACCGTTTCTGATACGGGTAGCGGTATCCCTGACTATGCGTTAGATAAGGTTTTTGAGCGTTTTTACTCCCTGGCGCGGGCAGATAAACCCAAAAGTAGCGGGCTGGGCCTGAACTTTGTGCAGGAAGTTGCGCGGCTACATCATGGCAGTATCTGCTTGCAGAACCGGCAGCCCGCTGGCGTAGCGGCTATTTTCACTTTATCACTCTGA
- the creD gene encoding cell envelope integrity protein CreD, translated as MFKSVLFWKITTLLGLMILMMIPVSQLMDVVQERSGYRQSVVGQVSESTSRAQRILGPLIVIPYTLREEKKNEKGEIELQVSRHQRYVLPESLVVNGKPNVEIRKLGIYQTQVYQGPLDFQATFAPPDLADLQHSNVTVGQPFLLVSLSDSRGIKSISALKGTQQQSKFEPGTKVNGLSQGIHAPLALASLQKEGLTADFTLTLAGTSSLSLVPLGRSSELMLQSNWPHPNFLGNFLPDERKVTDKGFSARWRSTWFANNINSAFFYDDNIMGENKLPTFTTSLIEPVDHYQLTERAVKYAVLFLGLTFMAFFLFETLTGLRVHPIQYLLVGAALVLFYLILLAFSEHLGFDMAYLLASVAGSGLIAFYLSAVLRGKLRGMLFAASLLLLYGVLYLLLQSEDNALVLGSVLLFGILAGIMLLTRKLDWYQVADPSRLKGNTAEPEAATVAASNGDNRFRLWK; from the coding sequence ATGTTTAAATCGGTTCTGTTTTGGAAAATAACCACCCTGTTGGGATTGATGATCCTGATGATGATCCCCGTGAGCCAGTTAATGGATGTGGTACAGGAGCGCAGTGGCTATCGTCAGAGCGTGGTTGGGCAGGTGAGTGAAAGTACCAGCCGGGCGCAACGTATTCTTGGGCCGCTGATCGTGATCCCTTATACCCTGCGTGAGGAGAAGAAAAATGAGAAGGGGGAAATTGAACTGCAGGTGAGCCGGCATCAACGTTATGTATTGCCAGAATCATTAGTGGTCAATGGCAAACCGAACGTTGAAATTCGCAAGCTTGGCATCTACCAGACTCAGGTTTACCAGGGACCCCTGGATTTTCAAGCCACCTTCGCGCCACCCGATCTGGCAGATTTGCAGCACAGTAATGTCACGGTTGGCCAGCCTTTCTTGCTGGTGTCATTAAGCGATTCGCGCGGTATCAAGAGCATTTCGGCACTCAAGGGAACGCAACAACAGTCGAAGTTTGAGCCGGGCACTAAAGTGAATGGACTTTCACAGGGCATTCATGCGCCATTGGCATTGGCTTCTTTGCAGAAAGAAGGGCTGACGGCGGATTTCACGCTAACGTTAGCGGGAACCAGCAGTTTGTCACTGGTGCCACTGGGGCGCAGTTCCGAGCTGATGCTACAGAGCAACTGGCCGCATCCAAACTTCCTGGGCAATTTCCTGCCGGATGAGCGCAAAGTGACGGATAAAGGCTTCAGCGCCCGTTGGCGCAGTACCTGGTTTGCCAACAATATCAATAGCGCCTTCTTCTATGACGACAACATTATGGGGGAGAATAAACTACCTACTTTCACCACCAGTCTGATCGAACCGGTTGATCACTATCAATTGACCGAGCGCGCGGTAAAGTATGCGGTCTTGTTCCTTGGCCTGACGTTTATGGCGTTCTTCCTGTTCGAAACCCTGACCGGGTTGCGAGTACACCCGATTCAGTATCTGCTGGTAGGGGCTGCGCTGGTACTGTTCTACCTGATCCTGCTGGCCTTCTCGGAGCATCTGGGATTTGATATGGCCTATTTACTGGCGAGTGTTGCCGGTAGCGGTCTGATCGCCTTCTACCTCAGCGCGGTATTGCGCGGTAAATTGCGGGGAATGTTGTTTGCTGCCAGTCTGCTATTGCTGTACGGCGTGCTGTATCTGCTGTTGCAGTCGGAAGATAACGCGCTGGTGTTGGGATCGGTACTGTTGTTTGGCATATTGGCGGGTATCATGCTGCTGACGCGTAAACTGGACTGGTATCAGGTGGCTGACCCGTCTCGTTTGAAAGGCAATACCGCCGAACCTGAAGCTGCAACGGTAGCCGCCAGCAACGGCGACAACCGTTTCAGACTGTGGAAATAA
- the fldB gene encoding flavodoxin FldB, with translation MKIGLFYGSSTCYTEMAAEKIREILGEDLVDLHNLKDVSPTLMENYSVLILGIPTWDFGELQEDWEAIWPQLTELDLKGKIVALYGMGDQLGYGEWFLDALGMLHDHLAPLGVQFIGYWPTEGFEFTSPKPLSADGKHFVGLALDEVNQYDMSEDRLQQWCEQILLEMEPLL, from the coding sequence ATGAAGATTGGTCTGTTTTACGGCTCCAGCACCTGCTACACCGAGATGGCAGCAGAAAAAATCCGTGAGATTCTGGGGGAAGACCTGGTCGACCTGCACAACCTGAAAGACGTCTCCCCCACGCTGATGGAAAACTACTCCGTGCTGATCCTCGGCATCCCGACCTGGGATTTTGGTGAGCTGCAAGAAGACTGGGAGGCCATTTGGCCGCAACTGACCGAACTAGACCTGAAAGGCAAGATCGTAGCCCTTTATGGGATGGGTGATCAACTGGGTTACGGTGAATGGTTTCTGGATGCACTGGGTATGTTGCACGATCATCTGGCACCGCTTGGCGTGCAGTTTATCGGCTACTGGCCAACGGAAGGCTTTGAATTCACCAGCCCGAAACCGCTCAGCGCCGACGGCAAACACTTCGTCGGCCTGGCGCTGGATGAAGTGAATCAGTACGACATGAGTGAAGATCGCCTGCAACAGTGGTGCGAGCAGATCCTGTTGGAAATGGAACCTTTGCTGTGA